From Branchiostoma floridae strain S238N-H82 chromosome 5, Bfl_VNyyK, whole genome shotgun sequence:
GGAATAGATACTGCTGGTctcaaatgataataaaaagcTCTGCGATCCTTTGTAACACTCTGCTTTGTAACTCAAGCGCAGcatgatttgaattttgtctGCTGTGGCATCCAGTTCTAACATTCTTTTCTACGTTCCAGTTCCACGGTAATATTTCAGGTCAGACTAAACTTTCGTGACTCGTTATATAACATAGTCAAATAACTTTTCTTTGCATGTAACGCTAACTTTCCCTAGATCAAGAATGTAGATAGCCACAAAATCAGCTCAAGTTTGGCTGTTCATTGATTATGCCGCAtttaaacttttttcttcaataGTAAAACTCGAATCGTCTCAAAGGAAAAAGGTTGAGGTTGCCACACTTCTTGGGCCACTTTCAAGCGCCACCTTGCGGATCAGACAAGAACTGCTTCGAGTCGATatttcaagatggccgccgatAGATGAACCGGACGCGAGGTTTTTGCGGTCAAGGCGAATATTGGCTCAGCTTTCTTTACCCGGTCATGTCAAGGCCTCAGTAGCCGCAGCTTTCCTGACGGGGTCACATGGTTCAACGTTCCGTGAACATCTTTAACCGCACAGACGACATTTTGTCTTCATATTCGGAGTGGGCACGTCACAACAAAGTCACGAGATTGTCAGCACAATACAGTTGTAGCCTGTAAACAAATTGTATTGTTGGGAGCCAAGGACAGAAGAGGCCAACTCTTTCGATTTTCAGCCTGCTGTGGTGGACTTGGTAGAGATGACAGATGCTCTCTCGGAACCAGTATAGTCGTATAGGGGAGAACGAGGAGGGGGACATCAACAAGCCTCTCTTCGGGGAGTCCAGACCACAGGTGGGCCGTTATAACATTGGAATCTACaagttataacgttagatatctTCTGAAACAGATATTCTATGTGTGTTTGCACACTTTTCTGATCTTTCCGTATGAGCGTACCTCTGTCTCTGGATATATGTATCGTCGTGTGTGTATAACTGTGGTTGTGGGTGTGTCAAttaggtgtgtgtgtttgtgactgtgtgtgtgtgtgtgtacatcactgttcatgtacgtgtgtgtgtgtctaagTAACACTGTtcatgtacgtgtgtgtgtgtgtgtgtgtgtgtgtacaacactgtgttcatgtgtgtgtgtctataatGTAACactgttcatgtacatgtgtgtgtgtgtgtataacacttcatgtacgtgtgtgtgtctttctttGTGCGTGTACATATTAAGTTGTATGTATATAcagggtgggtgggtgtgtatgtttgtgtgtatcacTATATCATAGAAATTGTGTAGGTGTGAGAGTGTGTTGTGACTTGTACACATTGTCATGTcacatgtaacatctattatcataataccggtacgtttacaacgatttctctagccatactgatttgacaaattgtcaacgcatcattttctccagttacatgttgctgttatagattacccttgccacttcttctgtgtaacttttctgccactcttgtcctgctaaaagcgtagtattgtaattgtaacacgccgcggaattacacggcgaacgggcgcgtggttgggagggggtaaaaaataccggtaggaagaaacacggcacaattaactgccgctatgtacatttatacatcctctgatgttccttccttttctgtcagtaaatgcataaaacataaacctgcatgagcatacaaaatgtcatgagaaaacggacgtatactgtcaagaattttcatttaacttctgtccgtcacaaccgctatgacgtaacacttcactgctagcgtagatataaaaatggcgggaaaatggctgcgtacgttcaattttgcccattcagtcgtagatccgggctattatgcaacggttcttcacacttttacatgagttgtaggtcaccaacagaaattcaagattgttgttgaatcatgttcgtcttgtgccgtgagcatgtgtaattatgatctataaatttggcaatgaatgtgacagtgtgttcgtcccacgacgagctgcctaccccgaaaaagatactgaaaacttttggccttgttgtcttcgaatgcattgttatcgatactttgtaaatgatgtattggacacctagacgtctgaagtgtgcacagctcagaaataactattgttgcatgtgtagatctctttaagttccagtatttttaatctaccggtataagtcttactaccggtattatgccaatgcatgttatatcgACTGTATATGCATTCATGTCTCTGGATAAGGAAAAATTGCCGTCAATTCTATGCTTCCGATTTCAAAAGTCAAAAATATGTTGAATGATGTAACACTAGTAATGGATCACATATcgttaacattacatgtaacgttaactctaCTGCAAAGATAAAAAGTGGTCAAGGTCAGCACGGTGTTTGTtatgtagtatgtacatgttcaaACTTCAAACTCACATTTGAAAGAGTAGAAAGTTCCCAAATGTGATAGAGACTTACAAGTAAACAAGCAACCCTGAAGGGATATCAGATTTCTGCACACATGACCTTGAACTTCCTGAGATCTGTCAATGTCACAGGTAATTGGTATGCATGAGATCACACATCCTTGACTTCTCTAGGGTCAAACAATCAAGTGTACTGGCTATTGCATTAAATAACACAATTGTTGCTATAATCTATTTAGATAAAAGACTTTCAGCAAATTTTGCTCATGCAGGCAATATCTCCTACTGGTATAAATGAAATCCTACTTTCATCCCGAATAGCAAGATAAAATCTCTTCTTCATTCCAGATCCCTTGTGCAGAGatcaaagtacatttgtacagtataTGTACTAGTTACAGTAGTAGTGGTCTTTTGCTTAGTTTAATGTGAAACTTGTGTTTTTTGCAGGAACGAGTTATCCATTGGGTTCTGGGTTTCCTCACATTTCTGTTTGTAGGAGTGAGTATGATTATATCATTTCATTACTTAAATAAGTATATGAAAAAtttgcacacacgcacacgcacgcacacacacagtcaaacacTCACACGGACACACATATGATACATCTAActctaatatacatgtaacggaATTTGTGTGTAACATCAAACATCAGAGTCCATTAGTAATAAGTTATAGGTTAATTGTATTTTCTGTTTGAATTTGGCAAACAaatcaattcaaatcaaatgtttaaaatggaCATGGATTTGAAATTGATTATTTCACATGTAGATAATGACTGGAGCTTCATAGAAACCGATTGTAAGGTACATGTGTAAGTCCGGTTTCTGTCCATTTCAGTAATGATCTTATTGATGTGTTGGTCTGTATATCCTATATAACAGGTGACATTAGTCAGTGCCTTCATCTTCCCAAAATGGCCGCCCCAGCCCGTCAACTTGTACTTCGGCGTGTGTGTCATCCTCACATGCATCTCCAACATCATTCTGGTAAGTGACTTGTACCAATATATATACACTTGTCAAGAATAAATGCCAGTTTTGTTGTTACCTCCTGGAAGAAGGTTCATCTCTGACAGGGGTTGTGGCAgccttttcaaatttttcaaaaaagCATTTCtaatactgtatgtacatgtatactagctATGGGGTTTTGCAGCAGAGGCCATTATCAACAGCACCATCTTAGATGTATTACCCTGAAAAGAAATCTTACTCCATATTGTGGATTTGGGCTGTTTTTTTCTCATTCAAAAGCAACATCGACATTACCAACCACTACTCCAAGTTGTATGCTACCAACATTACATATGTATCGGGCCAGAATGTACTCCTCTATAGAATTTATACAGGTACATTATACCGTACATCCTAAGTTGTACATTCTGGCCTCTTACATGTAAGTCCAATCTTTATGACTAGGCCCCATAACCAGCGGTAAGAAATATTCATGACAGGAACTTCCAGTCAATTCCCAGTTTGAGTTTTGTTGTGTTCACCACTATTTAGAGACCATCATCGCCTGTCTTTTGCCTCTTCACAGATCTTCTGGTACAGAAAGGGGGACATCGACCCCAAGTTTAGAAGCCTGATCTACTATAACGCTTTCGTGATCCTGgttctgtgtgtgtgcgcaaACCTGTACTTCCACGGGGTGAAGTAACAAAACGCAACTCTACTGTACAGGGTACGATGTAGGGGAACATTGTATAGGTGGTTTCAAGTGATGTCACAGCTGCTATGCTGGTCGGTTGATCCTGGAAGAGTTCAGTCACCTGTAAATTTGTATGTGTACAATTACAGGGAACAATTACATGGTAACTTCATGCAAAACACCCATTAGCTGTATTCAGTAAGCAACAACAGTACTACTGTTTTAGTGATAATGTTTCCTGatgtatgaatacatgtataaaataatTATCACTGGCTGACAGAATAGTAAGATTTCTTGCTTTACAGATTTTGGAAATAAGACTGATGTAAAGAAAAATAGGCATTTTAAGTTTGACTTCAAGAATGGTACATGTGGAAAAActtgtataatacatgtaattgataaGTCACTTGTAGTTaatttgtgttttatttttgcttaGGCTTACAGTACTactatatgaaaaaaaactttttgtgcGTGTAAATTTTTGTTCCTAATTTATTGTTTCTGAAAGAGGATGCCGTATTTTCATGTACAGTTAATAGCTTATTCCATTCATTAACTAGACACAATGTTAGACAATAGTTGGGGAATATTCACTTGTATTCATATTACAAAATTGTGGATATTCCACTTATCACATTTGGGTTACTTAGTTGGAAACTTTATTTCAGTTGTCAATCAAAACAACT
This genomic window contains:
- the LOC118415243 gene encoding transmembrane protein 243-like, translating into MLSRNQYSRIGENEEGDINKPLFGESRPQERVIHWVLGFLTFLFVGVTLVSAFIFPKWPPQPVNLYFGVCVILTCISNIILIFWYRKGDIDPKFRSLIYYNAFVILVLCVCANLYFHGVK